One part of the Glycine soja cultivar W05 chromosome 11, ASM419377v2, whole genome shotgun sequence genome encodes these proteins:
- the LOC114375902 gene encoding uncharacterized protein LOC114375902, protein MEASQSHFHVRSNSLPSRPHPLILQCNEHLDRLRSSNETSSSSSSLSHKLGGLQDLHECVEKLFHLSLSQEALHHECQENRVDELLNGSLRLLDVCTAAKDSLLHTKECMRELQSVMRRRKGGEVELKAEVKKFLISRKVVKKAISKALANLKGTRKNCNISSANKDNQLVSLLESVEVITLSTFQSLLQLISGTTQSKSNSWSLVSKLMQTKKVGCSQLADESEFAQLDEELQSCMFAQTSKFENTNNLQTQLEKVESLSQDLEEGLEFLFRRLIKTRVALLNILNH, encoded by the coding sequence ATGGAAGCCTCTCAATCTCATTTCCATGTTCGTTCAAACAGCTTGCCCTCTAGACCACACCCTCTCATCCTACAATGCAACGAGCACTTGGACAGGTTAAGGTCTTCCAATGAaacctcctcttcctcttcatccCTTAGCCATAAGCTAGGAGGGTTGCAAGATCTGCATGAATGTGTCGAAAAATTGTTCCATCTTTCCCTCTCCCAAGAAGCACTTCACCATGAGTGTCAAGAAAACCGGGTAGATGAGCTTCTGAATGGATCCTTAAGGCTCTTGGATGTGTGCACAGCCGCTAAAGACTCTCTATTGCACACAAAAGAGTGCATGCGAGAACTTCAATCAGTTATGAGAAGGAGAAAGGGAGGTGAAGTGGAGCTCAAGGCAGAGGTTAAGAAGTTCTTGATTTCAAGGAAGGTGGTGAAAAAGGCCATCTCAAAAGCCTTGGCAAATTTGAAGGGTACTAGAAAAAATTGCAACATCTCATCTGCAAACAAAGACAATCAATTGGTTAGCTTATTAGAGAGCGTGGAAGTGATCACTCTATCAACATTTCAGTCACTACTTCAATTGATCTCAGGGACTACACAATCAAAGTCAAACAGCTGGAGTTTGGTTTCCAAGCTAATGCAGACCAAGAAAGTAGGTTGCTCACAATTGGCAGATGAAAGTGAATTTGCCCAACTTGATGAAGAATTGCAATCATGCATGTTTGCCCAGACAAGCAAATTTGAAAACACGAATAATCTGCAAACCCAATTGGAGAAAGTGGAGTCTCTTTCTCAAGATCTTGAAGAAGGGCTTGAATTTCTCTTTAGGCGTTTGATCAAGACTAGAGTTGCCCTTCTTAACATTCTCAATCACTAG